One Desulfobotulus mexicanus DNA window includes the following coding sequences:
- a CDS encoding acyl-CoA dehydratase activase — protein sequence MHTNDSWVLGVDVGSVSIGMALVAQDGRVGHTAYCFHHGEIIAGLEALFKEFSGDRPLAVVTTGRAQGYFDAQGHFDERVALIAAIRQRYPKARTVLVVGGETFGRVLFDEEGEYQSYRGNTSCAAGTGSFLDQQAGRLGFSGAAQLAEMADSYKGETPKIASRCAVFAKTDLIHAQQEGYSQAGICDGLCEGLAHNVVDTVLSDGSWKGPVVMAGGVAANAAVRRHMEKLAGEKFILDPMAHLLGAIGAALHYHSFRQSADTAAAGVWPPALHLRREKKGTITHYDPLTLQFSPWPEFGGLRSYIFHPVQSEGPDVEVELYELPESFGDKAHIMGVDIGSTSTKAVLITAEGEVSAGFYTRTQGRPVAAICSILEALDGLRRESGISLPVRACATTGSGRKFVGGILGADLVLDEITAHAKAACSLNPLVDTIIEIGGQDAKFTTLKDGRVTSSIMNNVCAAGTGSFIEEQAQKLGVAIRDYASLTDGVAAPLSSDRCTVFMERDLNHYLAEGCSVEEVLASALHSVRENYLLKVATESRIGEVIFFQGATARNRSLVAAFEQRLKKPILVSRYCHLTGALGAALALSEAMPDTSAFRGVEIYKNPIPIETEVCTLCTNHCKLTVAEVSGARVAYGFLCGRDYETENYVNSNRSGFSLKKARQKALRFTPSVTAEEEVSIGIPAALHLYEDQGFWKVFFDRLGFPVKSSEDYTEGVRSGKVLAGAEFCAPMSAMHGHVVWLLEKTDYVFLPFYFEERSSEKAMRRQYCYYTQFAPSLASLMDPDRVLRPTVRYLYPDFHTKMELYRMLRRISRRDIGFLEVSRAWDAATRHQEECKKSLREIGEKARQGDDIRVLLLGRPYNVLPAWSNKGIPEIFESLGVRPFFQDMLGHREKKDTAIQSLLETVHWRYAARILAAVEESARIPGLYPVFVTAFKCSPDSFILDYAKAILEAWDKPYLVLELDEHDSSVGYETRIEAAIRAFRNHHEGNRLPAAPPVLKGVNPDIATGIEGKTLVLPNWDPVTCRLLAANLRREGLRVVVLEESDAAIRRSLRFNTGQCIPVNAIAEEYVEAIDRHGLNPEDTVLWMMNSDIACNIKLYPHHIKTLLARYGEKYGRAGVYVGELSFLEVSMRSAFNTYFVYLFGGLLRKLACKIRPREKLKGMTDAVLEKAITVMESAFMGEKDKEDAAREVAAMFSSIPQEKGDRVKVAVFGDLYVRDNDVMNQNLVRFIESHGGEVLPTAYSDYARMTAEVYFRKWFNEGKYRNLISYRPLLATLSRLEWRYYRHFESLIGEPRPEYDMPPEEILKEYGVSIENTGESLDNLLKVFYLHRHHPDLGLFVQASPAFCCASLVTEAMAGKIEEKTGVPVVSITYDGTGGFRNQDLVPYLTFPRKAVMGKKILKKAL from the coding sequence ATGCATACCAATGATTCCTGGGTACTCGGCGTGGATGTGGGTTCTGTGTCCATCGGCATGGCCCTTGTGGCCCAAGATGGCAGAGTCGGACACACGGCCTACTGTTTTCACCATGGTGAGATTATTGCAGGTCTTGAGGCTCTTTTCAAAGAGTTCAGCGGGGATCGTCCCCTTGCTGTTGTGACAACGGGACGGGCTCAAGGGTATTTTGATGCTCAGGGACATTTTGATGAAAGGGTGGCCTTGATCGCTGCTATTCGTCAGCGATACCCTAAAGCCAGAACAGTTCTGGTGGTGGGCGGAGAAACCTTTGGTCGGGTTCTTTTTGATGAAGAGGGTGAGTATCAGAGTTACAGGGGAAATACTTCCTGTGCCGCAGGTACGGGAAGTTTTCTGGATCAGCAGGCAGGCCGTCTGGGCTTTAGCGGTGCGGCACAGTTGGCGGAGATGGCCGATTCTTATAAAGGTGAAACGCCTAAAATTGCTTCCAGATGTGCGGTTTTTGCCAAAACAGATCTGATCCATGCCCAGCAGGAGGGCTATTCCCAGGCGGGTATCTGCGATGGTCTCTGTGAGGGGCTTGCCCATAATGTTGTGGACACAGTACTTTCAGACGGCTCATGGAAAGGGCCTGTGGTCATGGCGGGGGGTGTTGCAGCCAATGCTGCAGTACGGCGGCATATGGAAAAACTTGCGGGTGAAAAATTCATCCTTGATCCCATGGCCCACCTTCTGGGTGCCATTGGTGCTGCCCTGCATTATCACAGCTTCAGGCAGTCTGCTGATACCGCAGCAGCAGGAGTATGGCCACCTGCTCTTCATCTCCGCAGGGAAAAGAAAGGGACCATCACCCATTATGACCCTCTGACCCTTCAGTTTTCTCCATGGCCGGAGTTCGGAGGGCTGCGTTCCTATATTTTCCATCCTGTACAGAGCGAAGGACCGGATGTGGAAGTGGAGCTTTACGAGCTTCCTGAATCCTTTGGGGACAAGGCCCATATCATGGGTGTGGATATCGGGTCCACAAGTACCAAGGCTGTTTTGATTACAGCCGAAGGGGAAGTTTCTGCTGGTTTTTATACAAGAACCCAGGGCAGACCTGTGGCGGCCATATGTTCCATTCTGGAAGCCCTTGACGGTCTTCGCCGCGAATCCGGTATTTCCCTTCCTGTTAGAGCCTGTGCCACCACGGGCTCGGGAAGAAAATTTGTAGGCGGTATTCTTGGGGCCGATCTGGTTCTCGATGAGATCACAGCCCATGCAAAGGCGGCCTGCAGCCTGAATCCTTTGGTGGATACCATCATTGAAATCGGTGGTCAGGATGCCAAGTTCACCACCCTGAAGGACGGCCGGGTAACCAGTTCCATCATGAACAATGTCTGTGCCGCAGGTACCGGGAGTTTCATAGAGGAGCAGGCTCAGAAACTGGGGGTTGCCATCCGGGATTACGCCAGTCTTACGGATGGTGTTGCAGCACCCCTTTCCAGTGACCGCTGTACGGTATTCATGGAAAGGGATCTCAACCATTATCTTGCGGAAGGCTGTTCCGTGGAAGAGGTGCTGGCCAGTGCCCTGCATTCGGTGCGGGAGAACTATCTTCTCAAGGTGGCCACGGAAAGCCGTATTGGTGAGGTGATTTTTTTCCAGGGTGCCACAGCCAGAAACCGTTCTCTGGTAGCGGCCTTTGAACAGCGTTTGAAAAAGCCCATTCTGGTGTCCCGTTACTGTCATCTTACGGGTGCCCTTGGTGCTGCCCTTGCCCTGAGTGAGGCTATGCCTGATACCTCGGCCTTCAGGGGCGTGGAAATTTATAAAAATCCCATTCCCATAGAAACGGAAGTCTGTACCCTCTGCACTAACCATTGCAAACTCACCGTTGCAGAGGTGTCAGGGGCCAGGGTAGCCTATGGTTTTCTCTGTGGGCGGGATTATGAAACCGAAAATTATGTAAACAGCAACCGCTCAGGTTTTTCCCTTAAAAAAGCCCGTCAGAAAGCGCTTCGGTTCACTCCTTCCGTCACGGCAGAAGAGGAGGTGTCCATAGGAATTCCTGCTGCTTTGCATCTCTATGAAGATCAGGGATTCTGGAAGGTCTTTTTTGACCGCCTCGGTTTTCCCGTCAAAAGCAGTGAGGACTATACAGAGGGTGTGCGCAGCGGCAAGGTGCTGGCTGGTGCGGAATTCTGTGCGCCCATGAGTGCCATGCACGGCCATGTGGTATGGCTGCTGGAAAAAACGGACTACGTTTTTCTTCCCTTTTATTTTGAGGAACGCAGCTCCGAGAAGGCCATGCGCCGCCAGTATTGTTATTATACGCAGTTTGCACCTTCTCTGGCTTCCCTGATGGACCCTGACCGGGTACTGCGTCCCACGGTGCGTTATCTGTATCCGGATTTCCATACCAAGATGGAATTATACCGGATGCTTCGCCGTATCAGCCGCAGGGACATCGGTTTCCTTGAGGTGTCCAGGGCCTGGGATGCGGCCACCCGTCATCAGGAGGAGTGTAAAAAGAGTCTCCGGGAGATAGGAGAGAAGGCAAGGCAGGGGGATGATATCCGGGTACTCCTTCTGGGACGGCCTTACAATGTACTGCCCGCATGGTCCAATAAAGGCATTCCTGAAATATTTGAATCTCTGGGTGTCCGGCCCTTTTTCCAGGACATGCTGGGTCACAGGGAGAAAAAGGACACGGCCATCCAGTCGCTGCTGGAAACTGTTCACTGGCGTTATGCGGCCCGTATTCTTGCGGCAGTGGAAGAGTCGGCCCGGATTCCGGGCTTGTATCCGGTATTTGTGACGGCTTTCAAATGTTCACCGGACAGTTTTATTCTCGATTATGCCAAAGCTATTCTGGAAGCATGGGATAAGCCCTATCTGGTGCTGGAGCTGGATGAGCATGATTCCAGTGTGGGCTATGAAACCCGCATTGAGGCCGCCATCCGGGCCTTCCGTAATCACCATGAAGGAAACAGACTTCCTGCAGCTCCCCCTGTGCTGAAAGGCGTGAATCCGGATATTGCCACCGGTATTGAGGGTAAAACTCTGGTGCTGCCCAACTGGGATCCTGTAACCTGTCGTCTTCTGGCAGCCAATCTGAGGCGGGAGGGTCTGCGTGTGGTGGTGCTGGAGGAGAGCGATGCAGCCATTCGCCGGAGCCTGCGTTTTAATACAGGCCAGTGCATCCCCGTGAATGCCATTGCCGAAGAATATGTGGAGGCCATTGACAGGCATGGTCTGAATCCTGAAGATACCGTACTCTGGATGATGAATTCGGATATTGCCTGCAATATCAAGCTTTATCCCCATCATATCAAAACTCTGCTGGCCCGCTACGGCGAAAAATATGGCAGGGCAGGGGTTTATGTGGGGGAGCTTTCCTTTCTGGAAGTTTCCATGCGTTCGGCTTTCAATACTTATTTTGTATATCTCTTCGGAGGGCTTTTGCGTAAACTGGCCTGTAAAATCCGTCCGAGGGAAAAGCTGAAGGGAATGACCGATGCCGTACTTGAAAAGGCCATAACGGTCATGGAATCGGCATTCATGGGAGAAAAGGACAAGGAGGATGCGGCAAGGGAAGTGGCTGCCATGTTTTCATCCATCCCCCAGGAAAAGGGCGATCGGGTGAAGGTGGCAGTGTTTGGGGATCTTTATGTCCGGGACAATGATGTCATGAACCAGAATCTGGTGCGTTTCATTGAATCCCACGGTGGCGAGGTTCTGCCCACGGCCTACAGTGACTATGCCCGTATGACTGCGGAGGTTTATTTCAGGAAATGGTTCAACGAGGGCAAGTACCGTAACCTTATTTCCTACAGGCCTTTGCTGGCAACCCTTTCCCGTCTGGAATGGCGGTATTACCGTCACTTTGAGTCTCTCATCGGTGAGCCCCGGCCGGAATATGATATGCCGCCGGAGGAAATTCTTAAGGAATATGGAGTGTCCATCGAGAATACGGGTGAATCCCTGGACAACCTGCTCAAGGTTTTCTATCTTCACAGGCATCATCCGGATCTGGGTCTCTTTGTTCAGGCGAGTCCGGCCTTTTGCTGCGCTTCCCTTGTGACCGAGGCCATGGCCGGAAAGATAGAAGAAAAAACCGGTGTGCCTGTGGTATCAATTACTTATGACGGTACAGGCGGTTTCAGGAATCAGGATCTGGTTCCCTATCTGACCTTTCCCAGAAAAGCGGTGATGGGTAAAAAAATATTGAAAAAGGCCCTGTAG